In Vibrio lentus, a single genomic region encodes these proteins:
- the metK gene encoding methionine adenosyltransferase: MAKHLFTSESVSEGHPDKIADQISDAVLDAILEQDPKARVACETYVKTGMVMVGGEVTTSAWVDIEEITRETVREIGYVHSDMGFDADSCAVLNTIGKQSPDINQGVDKADPKDQGAGDQGIMFGYATNETPILMPAPITYSHLLVKKQAEVRKSGKLDFLRPDAKSQVTFQYDQGKIVGIDAVVLSTQHCDSVTTPDLREAVMEEIIKPVLPAEWINKDTNFFINPTGRFVIGGPMGDCGLTGRKIIVDTYGGAARHGGGAFSGKDPSKVDRSAAYAARYVAKNIVAAGMADRCEIQLSYAIGVADPTSIMVETFGTEKVAHEIIIEAVRQNFDLRPYGLQEMLNLLQPIYKQTAAYGHFGREEFPWEATDKAAILADFAGLK; the protein is encoded by the coding sequence ATGGCTAAGCACCTATTCACTTCTGAATCTGTTTCAGAAGGCCATCCAGATAAAATTGCAGACCAAATCTCTGATGCTGTTCTTGATGCCATCTTGGAACAAGATCCAAAAGCACGTGTTGCTTGTGAGACTTACGTAAAAACCGGCATGGTTATGGTTGGCGGTGAAGTAACAACGTCTGCATGGGTTGATATCGAAGAAATCACTCGTGAAACAGTTCGTGAAATTGGTTACGTTCATTCTGATATGGGCTTTGACGCTGACTCTTGTGCAGTACTAAACACAATTGGTAAGCAGTCTCCAGACATCAACCAAGGTGTTGATAAAGCCGATCCTAAAGATCAAGGCGCAGGCGACCAAGGTATCATGTTTGGTTACGCGACTAACGAAACACCAATCCTAATGCCAGCTCCAATTACTTATTCTCACCTTCTTGTTAAGAAGCAAGCTGAAGTACGTAAGAGCGGCAAGCTTGACTTCCTTCGCCCAGATGCGAAATCTCAAGTTACGTTCCAATACGACCAAGGTAAGATTGTTGGTATCGACGCAGTGGTTCTTTCAACTCAACACTGTGATTCAGTAACAACACCTGACCTACGTGAAGCGGTAATGGAAGAGATCATCAAGCCAGTACTTCCTGCTGAGTGGATCAACAAAGACACTAACTTCTTCATCAACCCAACCGGCCGTTTCGTAATCGGTGGCCCAATGGGTGACTGTGGTCTAACCGGTCGTAAGATCATCGTTGATACCTACGGCGGCGCAGCTCGTCACGGTGGCGGTGCATTCTCTGGTAAAGATCCATCAAAAGTTGACCGTTCTGCAGCTTACGCAGCTCGTTACGTTGCGAAAAACATCGTTGCTGCTGGTATGGCTGACCGTTGTGAGATTCAATTGTCTTACGCTATCGGTGTTGCAGATCCAACATCTATCATGGTTGAAACGTTTGGTACTGAGAAAGTAGCTCACGAAATCATCATTGAAGCAGTTCGTCAAAACTTCGACCTACGTCCATACGGTCTTCAAGAGATGCTGAACCTTCTTCAGCCTATCTACAAGCAGACTGCTGCATACGGCCACTTCGGTCGTGAAGAGTTCCCTTGGGAAGCGACTGACAAAGCAGCAATCCTTGCGGACTTCGCTGGCCTAAAATAA
- the fbaA gene encoding class II fructose-bisphosphate aldolase, with amino-acid sequence MSKIFDFVKPGVISGDDVQKVFEVAKANKFALPAVNVVGTDSVNAVLEAAAKVKSPVVVQFSNGGAAFFAGKGVKLEGQGAQVLGAVAGAKYVHAVAESYGVPVILHTDHAAKKLLPWIDGLLDAGEEFFAQTGKPLFSSHMLDLSEESLEENIETCATYLARMAKMDMTIEIELGCTGGEEDGVDNSDMDASELYTSPEDVAYAYEKLMAVSPRFTIAASFGNVHGVYQAGNVVLTPTILRDSQAYCAEKFGIAPNALNFVFHGGSGSSEAEIQESIGYGVIKMNIDTDTQWATWDGIRKYSAENFDFLQGQIGNPTGEAAPNKKYYDPRVWLRAAQSSMVTRLEKAFADLNAVDVL; translated from the coding sequence ATGTCTAAGATCTTCGATTTTGTAAAACCTGGTGTGATTTCTGGCGATGACGTACAGAAAGTATTTGAAGTAGCAAAAGCAAACAAATTTGCTCTTCCTGCAGTAAACGTTGTTGGTACTGACTCTGTAAACGCAGTACTAGAAGCAGCTGCTAAAGTTAAGTCTCCAGTTGTTGTTCAGTTCTCTAACGGCGGCGCTGCATTCTTCGCAGGTAAAGGCGTTAAACTTGAAGGTCAAGGCGCACAAGTTCTTGGTGCTGTAGCTGGTGCAAAATACGTACATGCTGTAGCTGAATCTTACGGTGTTCCAGTTATCCTTCACACTGACCACGCTGCTAAGAAACTTCTACCATGGATTGACGGTCTACTAGACGCTGGTGAAGAGTTCTTCGCACAAACTGGTAAGCCTCTATTCTCTTCTCACATGCTAGACCTTTCTGAAGAGTCTCTAGAAGAGAACATTGAAACATGTGCTACTTACCTAGCTCGCATGGCTAAAATGGACATGACAATCGAGATCGAACTTGGTTGTACTGGTGGTGAAGAAGACGGCGTTGATAACTCTGATATGGACGCATCTGAGCTTTACACTTCTCCAGAAGACGTAGCTTACGCATACGAGAAACTAATGGCTGTTAGCCCACGTTTCACTATCGCTGCATCTTTCGGTAACGTACACGGTGTTTACCAAGCTGGTAACGTTGTACTTACTCCAACTATCCTACGTGACTCTCAAGCATACTGTGCAGAGAAGTTCGGTATCGCACCTAACGCTCTAAACTTCGTATTCCACGGTGGTTCTGGTTCTTCTGAAGCTGAAATCCAAGAGTCTATCGGCTACGGTGTTATCAAAATGAACATCGATACTGATACACAGTGGGCAACTTGGGACGGTATCCGTAAGTACTCTGCTGAAAACTTCGATTTCCTACAAGGTCAAATCGGTAACCCAACTGGCGAAGCTGCGCCAAACAAGAAGTACTACGATCCACGCGTATGGCTACGTGCTGCTCAGTCTTCAATGGTCACTCGTCTTGAGAAAGCATTCGCTGACCTTAACGCTGTAGACGTACTGTAA
- the mscS gene encoding small-conductance mechanosensitive channel MscS, whose translation MAESSTTIETPLVDGLSNAEQWLTDNSDLFIQYGVNIISALVILFIGNLIVKVVANSVSKVLQKKKMDRAVVEFIHGLVRYLLFVIVLIAALGRLGVQTASVVAVIGAAGLAIGLALQGSLSNFAAGVLIVAFRPFKSGDYVEIGGVAGSVDSIQIFQTVLTTPDNKMVVVPNGSVIGSPITNYSRHDTRRIDLMIGVSYNADLQKTKALLTKICESDERVLKTPGVQVGVHTLADSSVNFVVRPWVNTAEYWDVYFDLMQAIKEGLDNEGIEIPFPQMDVHMNKVEA comes from the coding sequence ATGGCTGAGAGTTCTACAACGATTGAGACCCCGCTTGTGGATGGTCTTTCAAATGCAGAACAGTGGTTAACGGATAACTCAGATTTGTTTATTCAGTACGGTGTAAACATTATTTCTGCGCTCGTTATTCTATTTATTGGTAACTTAATTGTTAAAGTAGTTGCGAATAGCGTGTCTAAGGTTCTTCAGAAGAAGAAAATGGACCGAGCGGTTGTCGAGTTTATCCATGGCTTAGTTCGTTACTTGTTGTTTGTTATTGTTCTAATTGCAGCTCTTGGTCGCTTAGGTGTTCAAACAGCGTCTGTGGTTGCTGTAATTGGTGCGGCTGGTTTAGCTATTGGTCTGGCTCTACAAGGCTCACTATCTAACTTTGCAGCTGGTGTACTTATCGTTGCATTCCGTCCATTCAAGTCTGGTGACTACGTGGAGATTGGTGGTGTAGCAGGTTCGGTTGATTCAATTCAAATCTTCCAAACAGTTCTAACAACGCCAGACAACAAGATGGTTGTAGTACCGAACGGTAGCGTTATTGGTAGCCCAATTACTAACTACTCTCGTCATGACACGCGTCGTATTGATCTAATGATTGGTGTTTCTTACAACGCCGATCTTCAAAAGACAAAAGCGCTACTGACTAAGATTTGTGAATCTGATGAACGTGTACTTAAAACACCGGGTGTTCAAGTTGGTGTTCATACACTAGCGGATTCTTCAGTAAACTTTGTCGTTCGCCCATGGGTTAACACTGCAGAGTACTGGGATGTGTATTTTGACCTTATGCAAGCAATCAAAGAAGGCTTGGATAACGAAGGTATCGAAATTCCATTCCCGCAAATGGATGTACACATGAATAAAGTAGAAGCTTAA
- a CDS encoding phosphoglycerate kinase: MSVIKMTDLELAGKRVFIRADLNVPVKDGKVTSDARILASLPTIKLCLEAGAKVMVTSHLGRPTEGEYNEEFSLAPVVNYLNDALDCEVKLAKDYVNGLELNAGELTVLENVRFNKGEKKNEEALSKQYAALCDIFVMDAFGTAHRAQASTHGVGTYAPVACAGPLLAAELEALGKAMDNPARPLVAIVGGSKVSTKLTVLESLSKIADQLVVGGGIANTFIAAEGHNVGKSLYEADLVETAQKLMKECAIPVATDVACAKAFDENAEAEIKHVSEVQDDDMIFDLGPDSTAALAEIIGNAKTILWNGPVGVFEFKNFEAGTAGISKAIADSEGFSVAGGGDTLAAIDKFGIKADVSYISTGGGAFLEFVEGKVLPAVAMLEERAKA; encoded by the coding sequence ATGTCTGTGATCAAGATGACTGACCTGGAACTTGCAGGTAAACGCGTATTTATCCGTGCTGACCTAAACGTACCAGTAAAAGACGGTAAAGTAACTTCAGATGCACGTATCCTAGCATCTCTACCAACTATCAAACTTTGCCTAGAAGCTGGCGCAAAAGTTATGGTTACTTCTCACCTTGGTCGTCCTACTGAAGGCGAATACAACGAAGAGTTCTCTCTAGCTCCTGTAGTTAACTACCTAAACGACGCACTAGACTGCGAAGTTAAGCTAGCGAAAGATTACGTAAATGGCCTAGAGCTAAACGCTGGCGAACTAACTGTTCTTGAAAACGTTCGTTTTAACAAAGGCGAGAAGAAGAACGAAGAAGCACTTTCTAAGCAATACGCTGCACTATGTGACATCTTCGTGATGGACGCATTCGGTACAGCTCACCGTGCTCAAGCTTCTACACACGGCGTTGGTACTTACGCTCCTGTAGCATGTGCTGGTCCTCTTCTAGCTGCTGAGCTTGAAGCTCTTGGTAAAGCAATGGACAACCCAGCTCGCCCACTAGTGGCTATTGTTGGTGGTTCTAAAGTTTCTACCAAACTAACAGTTCTAGAATCTCTTTCTAAAATCGCTGACCAACTTGTTGTTGGTGGTGGTATCGCGAACACGTTCATCGCTGCTGAAGGCCACAACGTAGGTAAGTCTCTATACGAAGCTGACCTAGTTGAAACAGCTCAGAAGCTAATGAAAGAGTGTGCTATCCCAGTAGCGACTGACGTTGCATGTGCTAAAGCATTCGACGAAAACGCAGAAGCTGAAATTAAGCACGTTTCTGAAGTTCAAGACGACGACATGATCTTCGACCTTGGCCCAGATTCAACTGCAGCTCTAGCTGAAATCATCGGCAACGCAAAAACGATTCTTTGGAACGGCCCTGTAGGCGTATTCGAATTCAAAAACTTCGAAGCGGGTACTGCTGGTATTTCTAAAGCAATCGCTGACTCTGAAGGTTTCTCTGTAGCAGGCGGTGGTGACACGCTAGCGGCTATCGACAAGTTCGGTATCAAAGCAGATGTTTCTTACATCTCTACTGGCGGCGGCGCTTTCCTTGAGTTTGTTGAAGGTAAAGTACTTCCTGCAGTAGCAATGCTTGAAGAGCGTGCTAAAGCGTAA
- a CDS encoding LysE/ArgO family amino acid transporter translates to MNFWVLLQGFGLGASMIIPIGAQNAYVLNQGIKRNHHLTTATICSLLDTLFISLGIFGGGAILSQNELLLTSVTLGGIAFLTVYGLLSLRSAFRTRASDESKGEILARGKRTVILGALAVTVLNPHLYLDTVVILGSIGGQFEGNDRIAFAMGTILASFVWFYSLSLGAAKLGPTLSKPKVKKGIDIGVATMMFAIALVLANGLIEQY, encoded by the coding sequence ATGAATTTTTGGGTTTTATTACAAGGTTTTGGTCTAGGGGCAAGCATGATTATCCCTATTGGCGCTCAGAATGCGTACGTCTTAAATCAAGGGATAAAACGCAATCACCACCTAACCACGGCGACGATTTGTAGCTTACTCGATACCTTGTTCATCTCATTGGGTATTTTTGGTGGCGGAGCTATCCTGTCGCAAAATGAATTATTGCTCACCTCAGTGACATTGGGGGGTATCGCCTTTCTTACAGTTTATGGCTTGCTATCACTGCGCAGTGCGTTCAGAACACGTGCCAGTGATGAATCAAAAGGTGAGATATTAGCTCGCGGTAAGCGCACCGTTATTTTAGGTGCATTAGCAGTCACTGTATTAAACCCCCATCTCTATTTGGATACCGTGGTGATTCTAGGATCCATTGGCGGACAGTTTGAAGGCAACGACAGAATCGCTTTTGCTATGGGGACGATCTTGGCTTCGTTCGTGTGGTTTTACTCTTTGTCATTGGGCGCTGCAAAGCTAGGCCCAACGCTATCTAAGCCGAAGGTTAAGAAAGGTATCGATATCGGAGTCGCGACCATGATGTTTGCCATTGCACTTGTGCTCGCTAATGGGCTGATTGAACAATACTGA
- the tkt gene encoding transketolase: MPSRKDLANAIRALSMDGVQQANSGHPGAPMGMADIAEVLWRGHLNHNPANPEWADRDRFILSNGHGSMLIYSLLHLAGYELSIEDLKNFRQLHSKTPGHPEYGYAPGIETTTGPLGQGITNAVGMAMAEKSLAAQFNKEGHDIVDHFTYAFMGDGCLMEGISHEACSLAGTLGLGKLVAFWDDNGISIDGEVEGWFSDDTPKRFEAYGWHVIPAVDGHDADAINAAIEAAKADPRPTLICTKTIIGFGSPNKAGTHDCHGAPLGADEITATKAALGWEHGPFEIPADIAAEWNAKEAGAAKEAAWNAKFDAYAAAHPELAAEFKRRTNGELPAEWEEKANAIIADLQANPANIASRKASQNALEAFGAMLPEFMGGSADLAPSNLTMWSGSKSLETNDFSGNYIHYGVREFGMTAIMNGIALHGGFVPYGATFLMFMEYARNAMRMAALMKIQNIQVYTHDSIGLGEDGPTHQPVEQIASLRLTPNMSTWRPCDQVESAVAWKLAIERKDGPSALIFSRQNLAQQDRDAEQVANIAKGGYILKDCEGKPELILIATGSEVELAVSAAAELTAEGKKVRVVSMPATDAFDKQDAQYRESVLPSDVTARIAVEAGIADFWYKYVGFGGKIIGMTTFGESAPAGELFKMFGFTTENVVNTAKELLA, encoded by the coding sequence ATGCCTTCTCGTAAAGATCTAGCCAATGCAATTCGCGCACTTAGCATGGATGGCGTTCAACAAGCAAATTCAGGCCACCCTGGCGCACCTATGGGTATGGCTGACATCGCTGAAGTTCTTTGGCGTGGTCACTTGAACCACAACCCAGCAAACCCAGAGTGGGCTGACCGAGACCGTTTTATTCTGTCTAACGGCCATGGTTCAATGTTGATTTACTCTCTGCTTCATCTTGCAGGTTACGAGCTTTCAATTGAAGACCTGAAAAACTTCCGTCAACTGCACTCTAAGACTCCAGGTCACCCAGAGTACGGTTACGCTCCTGGTATCGAAACAACGACGGGTCCTCTAGGCCAAGGCATCACCAATGCTGTTGGTATGGCGATGGCTGAAAAATCATTGGCTGCACAGTTCAACAAAGAAGGCCACGACATCGTCGATCACTTCACTTATGCGTTCATGGGTGATGGTTGTCTGATGGAAGGTATTTCTCACGAAGCATGTTCTCTAGCGGGTACGCTAGGTCTTGGTAAGCTGGTTGCTTTCTGGGATGACAACGGCATCTCTATCGATGGCGAAGTTGAAGGTTGGTTCTCTGACGATACACCTAAGCGTTTTGAAGCTTACGGCTGGCACGTAATCCCAGCAGTTGATGGTCACGACGCTGACGCTATCAATGCTGCTATTGAAGCAGCTAAAGCGGATCCTCGTCCAACACTTATCTGTACTAAAACTATCATCGGTTTTGGTTCTCCAAACAAAGCGGGTACGCACGACTGTCACGGTGCTCCACTAGGCGCTGATGAAATTACAGCAACTAAAGCGGCACTTGGTTGGGAACACGGTCCTTTCGAAATTCCAGCTGATATCGCAGCTGAGTGGAATGCGAAAGAAGCAGGCGCAGCGAAAGAAGCAGCGTGGAATGCTAAGTTTGACGCATACGCAGCGGCTCACCCTGAGCTAGCAGCAGAATTCAAACGTCGTACAAACGGCGAACTACCAGCTGAGTGGGAAGAGAAAGCAAACGCAATCATTGCTGACCTTCAAGCTAACCCAGCTAACATCGCTTCACGTAAAGCGTCTCAAAATGCTCTAGAAGCGTTCGGTGCTATGCTACCTGAATTCATGGGCGGCTCTGCTGACCTTGCGCCTTCTAACCTGACTATGTGGTCTGGCTCTAAGTCGCTTGAAACAAATGACTTTTCTGGTAACTACATCCACTACGGTGTACGTGAATTCGGTATGACGGCTATTATGAACGGTATCGCTCTGCACGGTGGTTTCGTACCATACGGCGCGACGTTCCTAATGTTTATGGAATACGCACGTAACGCAATGCGTATGGCTGCTCTGATGAAAATTCAGAACATCCAAGTTTACACGCACGATTCGATCGGCCTAGGCGAAGATGGTCCTACTCACCAACCGGTTGAACAGATCGCATCTCTACGTCTAACTCCAAACATGAGCACATGGCGTCCATGTGACCAAGTTGAGTCTGCTGTTGCTTGGAAACTGGCAATCGAACGTAAAGATGGTCCTTCTGCACTTATCTTCTCTCGTCAAAACCTTGCACAACAAGATCGTGACGCTGAGCAAGTGGCAAACATCGCTAAGGGTGGTTACATCCTGAAAGATTGCGAAGGCAAACCAGAGCTTATCCTTATCGCGACTGGTTCTGAAGTTGAACTAGCGGTTAGCGCTGCTGCTGAACTAACAGCTGAAGGCAAGAAAGTACGCGTAGTTTCTATGCCTGCAACTGACGCATTCGACAAGCAAGACGCGCAGTACCGTGAGTCTGTACTTCCATCTGACGTTACAGCTCGTATCGCTGTTGAAGCTGGCATTGCTGACTTCTGGTACAAGTACGTTGGCTTCGGTGGCAAGATCATTGGTATGACAACGTTCGGCGAATCTGCACCAGCAGGCGAGCTGTTCAAGATGTTCGGTTTCACTACTGAAAACGTAGTAAATACAGCGAAAGAGCTTTTAGCTTAA
- the epd gene encoding erythrose-4-phosphate dehydrogenase, with the protein MLKVAINGFGRIGRNVLRAVYESGKSQQIKVVAVNELAQPDAMAHLLQYDTSHGRFGKKISNDQEHIYVHHGVGAEDKGEFDTIRILHLADIELLPWRDLEVDIVLDCTGVYGCRDDGLAHIAAGAKKVLFSHPGANDLDNTIIYGVNHDTITADHRIVSNGSCTTNCIVPIIKVLDDAFGIESGTITTIHSSMNDQQVIDAYHSDLRRTRAASQSIIPVDTKLHKGIERIFPKFSNKFEAISVRVPTVNVTAMDLSVTINANVKVNDVNQTIVNASQCTLHNIVDYTEAPLVSIDFNHDPHSAIVDGSQTRVSNGHLVKMLVWCDNEWGFANRMLDTVLAMEASEGKK; encoded by the coding sequence ATGCTAAAAGTCGCGATAAACGGATTTGGACGAATAGGGCGTAATGTATTACGCGCTGTCTATGAAAGTGGCAAAAGCCAACAAATCAAAGTAGTAGCTGTCAATGAGCTTGCTCAGCCAGACGCTATGGCTCACCTATTGCAATACGACACCAGTCACGGCCGCTTCGGCAAGAAAATCTCTAATGATCAAGAGCACATCTATGTTCATCATGGCGTTGGTGCTGAAGACAAAGGAGAGTTCGATACGATTCGTATCTTACACCTTGCTGATATTGAGTTGTTGCCTTGGCGTGACCTTGAGGTTGATATTGTTCTCGATTGTACTGGCGTTTACGGTTGCCGTGATGACGGCCTAGCGCACATTGCTGCTGGGGCGAAAAAGGTGCTGTTTTCACATCCTGGTGCTAACGATCTGGATAACACCATTATTTACGGTGTGAATCACGACACTATTACCGCTGACCATCGAATCGTTTCCAATGGTTCATGCACGACTAACTGTATTGTCCCTATCATCAAGGTGCTTGATGACGCCTTTGGCATTGAGTCCGGCACGATTACGACCATTCACTCTTCTATGAATGACCAGCAAGTTATCGATGCATACCACAGCGACCTTCGTCGAACTCGAGCAGCAAGCCAATCAATCATTCCTGTCGATACCAAATTGCATAAAGGTATTGAAAGAATCTTCCCGAAATTTTCTAACAAATTTGAAGCGATATCTGTGCGTGTACCAACGGTAAACGTCACTGCGATGGATTTAAGTGTCACAATTAATGCAAATGTGAAAGTTAATGACGTAAATCAAACCATTGTTAATGCATCCCAGTGTACATTACACAATATAGTTGACTATACTGAAGCGCCGCTCGTTTCCATCGATTTTAATCACGATCCCCATAGCGCAATTGTTGATGGTTCACAAACTCGAGTGAGCAACGGCCACTTAGTGAAAATGCTGGTGTGGTGTGACAACGAATGGGGCTTTGCAAACCGAATGCTGGATACGGTTCTTGCAATGGAAGCTTCTGAAGGCAAGAAGTAA
- a CDS encoding LysR family transcriptional regulator ArgP encodes MRGLDYKWIEALDAVVKQRSFERAAEQLYISQSAVSQRIKQLEKWLAQPALVRESPPRPTPAGKKLLGLYRRVRLLEHELVPELMNEEGTQPLSLSIATNADSLATWLLPALSDVMNSRQVELNLAIHGESRTIEKIKSGEVAGAISLESQPIPGCSADYLGRMDYVCVASPSFHQRYFSDGVNYSTLTKAPAVSYDQYDDLHKKFLHDHFNVPRDSVINHTVGSSEAFVRLALSGVAYCLIPRLQIVEELKSGTLIDVTPGFLLSYRIYWHHWQLESGVLKEISQAILSYAHNHLPQ; translated from the coding sequence ATGCGTGGATTGGATTACAAATGGATAGAAGCACTCGATGCAGTAGTGAAACAACGCAGTTTTGAAAGGGCGGCTGAGCAGTTGTACATCTCCCAATCGGCGGTGTCTCAACGCATCAAACAACTGGAAAAATGGTTAGCCCAACCCGCGCTTGTGAGAGAAAGTCCGCCAAGACCAACACCGGCAGGAAAAAAGCTGTTGGGTTTGTATCGTCGTGTTCGTTTGTTAGAGCATGAGCTTGTCCCTGAGTTGATGAATGAAGAGGGTACTCAACCTCTTTCCCTATCAATAGCGACCAATGCTGATAGTTTGGCGACATGGCTGTTGCCTGCGTTATCTGATGTGATGAACTCACGTCAAGTTGAGTTGAACCTTGCGATTCATGGTGAATCGAGAACGATCGAAAAAATTAAGAGTGGGGAAGTAGCAGGGGCGATCAGTCTTGAATCACAGCCTATTCCTGGGTGCAGCGCTGACTATCTCGGTCGTATGGACTACGTGTGTGTGGCGAGTCCTAGCTTTCATCAACGCTACTTCTCTGATGGGGTGAACTATTCGACATTAACCAAAGCTCCTGCGGTTTCGTATGACCAATACGATGATCTGCATAAGAAGTTTTTGCATGATCATTTTAATGTTCCGAGAGACAGCGTTATCAATCATACGGTGGGAAGTTCAGAAGCTTTTGTGCGACTCGCTCTCTCTGGTGTCGCCTATTGTTTGATCCCTCGACTGCAGATTGTTGAAGAGTTGAAATCAGGGACACTGATTGATGTCACGCCCGGCTTCTTGCTGTCTTATCGTATCTATTGGCACCATTGGCAGCTTGAGAGTGGGGTGTTGAAGGAAATCTCTCAAGCCATATTAAGTTATGCTCACAATCACTTACCTCAGTAA